In the genome of Caldicellulosiruptoraceae bacterium PP1, one region contains:
- a CDS encoding 4Fe-4S dicluster domain-containing protein, with amino-acid sequence MTKRIFPKEEYCLGCHLCEVYCTVAHSKNKKDIIKVYKDKKNKPTPRILIEEKQGNYVTFALQCRHCDAAPCTKACITGAMKKLENGTVICDEEKCVGCWSCILVCPHGAIRRGENKKVASKCDLCIELGEPACVKNCPNEALEIKEI; translated from the coding sequence ATGACTAAAAGAATATTTCCTAAAGAGGAATATTGTTTAGGTTGTCATTTATGTGAGGTATATTGTACTGTTGCTCACTCAAAAAATAAAAAAGATATAATAAAGGTTTACAAAGATAAGAAAAATAAACCTACACCTCGAATTCTAATTGAAGAAAAACAAGGGAATTATGTTACCTTTGCCTTACAATGCAGGCATTGTGATGCAGCACCTTGCACAAAGGCGTGTATTACAGGTGCTATGAAAAAACTTGAAAATGGGACTGTTATATGTGATGAAGAAAAATGTGTAGGATGTTGGTCATGTATATTAGTATGTCCGCATGGTGCAATTAGAAGGGGCGAGAATAAAAAGGTTGCTTCAAAATGCGATCTTTGTATAGAGCTTGGAGAGCCAGCTTGTGTAAAGAATTGTCCAAACGAAGCTCTCGAAATAAAAGAAATATAA
- a CDS encoding NAD(P)/FAD-dependent oxidoreductase, with product MNYVIIGNSVATAGCIEAIRNVDKENLITIISDEPYRMYSRPLISYYLAKKVTEDRMYIRDEDYYEKNNVKAILGKRATKIDFTNKIVFLDDNSQVNYDKLLIATGGKPFIPPTKGFELKNVFTFIKFDDVKAIDNSLFEGAKAVVIGAGLSGLKAAEALSKRGCSVKVVELANRILGSILDIEASSIVQKELEKHGIEFLLENSVSEIIGNEKVEKVKLKNGQELDCDIVVFAIGVVPNIDFLKDTELKINRGIVVNEKMETNIKDVFAAGDCAEGYDMVFEQQRVIPIWPNAYNQGETAGYNMAGMDKTFTQGFPMNSIGFYDVHMITAGIVVPTSDDIEVLKKFDIEKNTYRKIYIKNGNVLGYMFINSFDRAGMITNMIKEKINIEAIKDRLLEDDFGYLDLPKEFRYEKLLGGAKK from the coding sequence TTGAATTATGTAATTATCGGTAACTCAGTTGCAACTGCAGGTTGTATAGAGGCCATTAGAAACGTTGATAAAGAAAATTTAATTACAATAATTTCAGATGAACCATATAGAATGTATTCAAGGCCTTTAATATCTTACTACCTTGCTAAGAAGGTCACAGAAGATAGAATGTATATTAGAGATGAAGATTATTATGAAAAAAATAATGTAAAAGCAATACTTGGTAAAAGAGCAACAAAAATTGACTTTACAAATAAAATAGTTTTTCTTGATGATAATAGTCAGGTAAATTATGATAAACTTCTAATTGCAACTGGTGGAAAACCATTTATTCCACCAACAAAAGGCTTTGAACTTAAAAATGTTTTCACTTTTATAAAGTTTGATGATGTAAAAGCTATAGATAACTCTCTTTTTGAAGGAGCAAAAGCTGTTGTTATAGGTGCAGGATTAAGTGGACTAAAAGCAGCTGAAGCACTTTCTAAAAGAGGATGTAGTGTAAAGGTTGTTGAGCTTGCAAATAGAATTCTTGGTTCAATATTAGATATAGAAGCAAGCTCTATTGTGCAAAAAGAGCTTGAAAAACATGGTATTGAATTTTTACTTGAGAATTCAGTTTCTGAGATTATTGGGAATGAGAAGGTAGAAAAGGTTAAGCTAAAGAATGGTCAAGAGTTAGATTGTGATATTGTTGTATTTGCAATTGGTGTTGTTCCAAATATTGATTTTTTAAAAGATACAGAGCTTAAGATAAATAGAGGAATAGTTGTTAACGAAAAAATGGAAACAAATATCAAGGATGTTTTTGCTGCAGGAGATTGTGCCGAAGGTTATGATATGGTTTTTGAACAACAAAGAGTAATTCCAATATGGCCAAATGCATATAACCAAGGAGAAACAGCAGGTTATAATATGGCAGGAATGGATAAAACATTTACACAAGGTTTTCCAATGAATTCAATTGGATTCTATGATGTTCATATGATAACAGCAGGTATAGTTGTTCCAACATCTGATGACATTGAAGTTCTCAAGAAATTTGATATAGAAAAAAATACTTATAGAAAAATATATATTAAAAATGGAAATGTTCTTGGCTACATGTTTATTAATTCTTTTGATAGAGCTGGCATGATTACAAATATGATAAAAGAAAAGATAAATATTGAAGCTATAAAGGATAGACTTCTTGAAGATGATTTTGGATACCTTGATCTACCAAAGGAATTTAGATATGAGAAGCTATTAGGGGGTGCAAAGAAATAG